From a single Alloactinosynnema sp. L-07 genomic region:
- a CDS encoding alpha/beta fold hydrolase — MSMRNRVLAGVGMAVAGGALVAGVARARRPEELYPDEPLGRLEPDRISTVAAADGVALSVEEVDPVDGDPEVTVVLVHGFALSRKCWHFQRRDLAELTGPRVRQVLYDHRSHGRSELADESTSTIDQLAADLDDVVRAVAPEGPIVLIGHSMGGMAIMALAESRPELFAERVSGVALIGTSAGEVGRHGLSRPLLSKYNPLTRYLGRFADWQPGLVELVRASGGQLTRSAVRTLGFGSRSVSPSLVDFLMEMLDVTPVRVLADFIETLGSHNRYAALAGLKHCPVLVLSGDADWMTPFQHAERIALELPDATLVRARGAGHMVMMEQPEFVNEHLVAFLRECVPGPETRKKWWRRG; from the coding sequence ATGAGCATGCGCAACCGCGTGTTGGCCGGGGTCGGGATGGCGGTCGCGGGCGGCGCGCTGGTCGCCGGGGTCGCCAGGGCGCGCAGGCCAGAGGAGCTCTACCCCGACGAGCCGCTGGGCAGGCTGGAACCCGACCGCATCAGCACCGTGGCCGCCGCCGACGGGGTCGCGCTGTCGGTCGAGGAGGTCGACCCGGTCGACGGCGACCCAGAGGTGACCGTCGTGCTGGTGCACGGGTTCGCGCTGAGCCGCAAGTGCTGGCACTTCCAGCGCCGTGACCTGGCCGAACTGACCGGCCCCCGGGTGCGCCAGGTGCTTTACGACCACCGCAGCCACGGCCGCTCCGAGTTGGCCGACGAGTCAACGAGCACGATCGACCAGCTCGCCGCCGACCTCGACGATGTCGTCCGCGCGGTGGCTCCCGAGGGTCCGATCGTCCTCATCGGACACTCGATGGGCGGCATGGCGATCATGGCGCTGGCTGAGTCACGGCCGGAATTGTTCGCCGAACGGGTCAGCGGGGTCGCGCTCATCGGCACATCGGCGGGCGAGGTCGGCCGCCACGGGCTGTCGCGGCCGCTGCTGTCGAAGTACAACCCGCTGACCCGCTATCTCGGCCGGTTCGCCGACTGGCAGCCCGGCCTGGTCGAGCTGGTGCGAGCGAGCGGCGGCCAGTTGACCCGGTCGGCCGTGCGCACGCTCGGGTTCGGGTCGCGCAGCGTGAGCCCGAGTCTGGTCGACTTCCTCATGGAGATGCTGGACGTGACCCCGGTGCGCGTACTCGCCGACTTCATCGAGACCCTGGGCAGCCACAACCGCTACGCCGCGCTCGCCGGGCTCAAGCATTGCCCGGTGCTCGTGCTCAGCGGCGACGCGGACTGGATGACCCCGTTCCAGCACGCCGAGCGGATCGCCCTTGAGTTACCCGACGCGACCCTGGTCCGCGCGCGCGGCGCCGGGCACATGGTCATGATGGAGCAACCCGAGTTCGTGAACGAGCACCTGGTGGCGTTCCTGCGCGAGTGCGTGCCGGGGCCCGAGACCAGGAAGAAGTGGTGGCGGCGTGGCTGA
- the alr gene encoding alanine racemase, whose amino-acid sequence MAAQTPPRAEVTVDLGAVRHNVALLAARAGDAETMAVVKADGYGHGAVEVARAALEAGATWLGSCSAAEAAALRAAGIDAPILAWLDVPGAEVPPDVDLAVSSVEQLRGLSGRRIHLKIDTGLCRNGCPHELWPDLVKAAAASDNEVYAVWSHLACADEPGHPSVDSQAKRFADAYQVALDAGLTPKRHLANSAATLDRPDLRFDMVRVGIAMYGLNPLPTKEDLRPAMTFRSSVALTKRIDAGKSVSYGQSWTAERPTTLALVPVGYADGVPRLLSGRFDVLLGGIRRPVRGRVCMDQILVDCGDDEVRVGDEVVLFGPGDRGEPTAREWADTLGTIDYEIVTGMYRPRLVRRYVG is encoded by the coding sequence ATGGCTGCTCAGACGCCCCCGCGGGCCGAGGTCACCGTCGATCTTGGTGCGGTGCGGCACAATGTCGCGCTGCTGGCCGCCCGCGCCGGGGACGCCGAGACGATGGCGGTGGTCAAGGCCGACGGCTACGGCCATGGCGCGGTCGAGGTGGCGCGGGCCGCTCTCGAAGCAGGCGCGACCTGGCTCGGGTCGTGTTCGGCGGCTGAGGCGGCGGCCCTGCGGGCGGCCGGGATCGACGCGCCGATCTTGGCCTGGTTGGACGTGCCGGGGGCCGAGGTGCCGCCGGACGTCGACCTGGCGGTGTCCTCAGTCGAGCAGTTGCGCGGGCTGTCCGGCAGGCGGATCCACCTCAAGATCGATACCGGTCTCTGCCGCAATGGCTGCCCGCACGAGCTGTGGCCGGACCTGGTGAAAGCGGCGGCGGCGTCGGACAACGAGGTCTACGCGGTGTGGTCGCACCTGGCCTGCGCCGACGAGCCCGGCCATCCCTCGGTCGACAGCCAGGCCAAGCGTTTCGCCGACGCGTATCAGGTCGCGCTGGACGCGGGGCTCACTCCCAAGCGGCACCTCGCGAACTCGGCGGCCACTTTGGACCGGCCGGACCTGCGTTTCGACATGGTTCGCGTCGGCATCGCGATGTATGGGCTGAATCCCTTGCCCACCAAGGAAGACCTCCGTCCCGCGATGACCTTCCGCTCGTCGGTCGCGCTCACCAAGCGGATCGACGCGGGCAAGTCTGTCTCCTATGGACAGTCCTGGACCGCGGAGCGCCCGACCACTCTGGCGTTGGTCCCGGTCGGTTACGCGGACGGTGTTCCGCGCCTGCTGTCGGGCCGGTTCGACGTGCTGCTCGGCGGGATCCGCAGGCCGGTGCGCGGGCGCGTCTGCATGGACCAGATCCTGGTCGACTGCGGTGACGACGAGGTCCGCGTCGGCGACGAGGTCGTGCTGTTCGGCCCCGGCGACCGCGGCGAGCCGACCGCGCGGGAGTGGGCCGACACGCTCGGCACGATCGACTACGAGATCGTCACCGGCATGTACCGGCCCAGGCTCGTGCGCAGGTATGTCGGATGA
- a CDS encoding NAD(P)H-hydrate dehydratase, producing MRGVWRTDRVRAAEALVLARTPPGALMRRAAHGVALHTARLLAASGGIAGRHAVLLVGSGDNGGDALWAGAFLRKRSVGVTAVLLSPDRVHAEGLAALRRAGGRVGTAADLDRADVVIDGIVGLSARGPLRAEAAALVTRVRAPIVAVDLPSGVDPDTGAADGPAVTAAVTVTFGALKPVHFLSPRCGTVHFVDLGLDLADPDFSVLDRADVADAWPVPGPADDKFTQGVVGVAAGSATYPGAAVLTIGAAVQATSGLTRYAGPAADEVRQRWPEVVATGSVTDAGRVQAWVVGPGLGTVKASRDVVSSVLAAGVPTCVDADGITLLAQHPDLWDARDPDAPVLLTPHDREFVRLASPLGIELGADRVAAARALAARLDVTVLLKGHATVIAAPDGRVLVNSARTHWLATAGSGDVLAGLIGALLAAGLDPALGAACAAWVHVRAAELAAAGAPTPASSIVTALPEAIRAALGR from the coding sequence ATGCGCGGCGTCTGGCGCACCGACCGGGTCCGGGCGGCCGAGGCACTAGTCCTCGCCCGGACACCTCCCGGCGCCCTCATGCGTCGGGCCGCCCACGGCGTCGCGCTGCACACCGCCCGGCTGCTGGCCGCGTCCGGTGGCATCGCTGGTCGCCACGCCGTGCTCCTGGTCGGCTCCGGTGACAACGGCGGCGACGCGCTGTGGGCCGGGGCTTTCCTGCGCAAACGGTCCGTCGGGGTGACGGCGGTGCTGCTTTCGCCGGACCGCGTCCACGCGGAGGGCTTGGCGGCGCTGCGCCGCGCGGGCGGCCGAGTCGGTACCGCGGCGGATCTCGACCGGGCGGACGTGGTGATCGACGGGATCGTCGGCCTGTCCGCCCGGGGCCCGCTGCGGGCGGAAGCCGCAGCTCTGGTCACACGGGTGCGCGCGCCGATCGTGGCCGTCGACCTGCCCAGCGGGGTCGACCCGGACACCGGGGCGGCCGACGGTCCCGCGGTCACCGCCGCGGTCACGGTCACGTTCGGGGCATTGAAGCCGGTGCACTTCCTGAGCCCGCGCTGCGGCACGGTGCACTTCGTCGATCTCGGACTCGATCTTGCCGACCCGGACTTCTCGGTCCTCGACCGCGCCGACGTCGCGGACGCCTGGCCGGTGCCCGGTCCCGCCGACGACAAGTTCACCCAGGGCGTCGTCGGGGTCGCCGCCGGATCGGCCACCTACCCCGGCGCCGCGGTCCTCACGATCGGCGCGGCCGTCCAGGCCACCTCCGGCCTGACCCGGTACGCGGGCCCCGCCGCCGACGAGGTGCGCCAGCGCTGGCCCGAGGTCGTCGCCACCGGCTCGGTCACCGACGCGGGACGCGTGCAGGCCTGGGTCGTCGGCCCCGGCCTCGGCACGGTGAAGGCGTCGCGTGACGTCGTCTCGTCGGTGCTCGCCGCGGGCGTCCCGACCTGTGTGGACGCCGACGGCATCACCCTGCTCGCCCAGCACCCGGACCTCTGGGACGCACGCGACCCGGACGCTCCGGTGCTGCTGACCCCGCACGACCGCGAGTTCGTTCGCCTGGCCTCGCCCCTTGGCATCGAACTTGGCGCGGACCGAGTCGCCGCCGCGCGCGCTTTGGCGGCCCGGTTGGACGTGACCGTGCTGCTCAAGGGTCACGCGACGGTCATCGCGGCACCGGACGGTCGGGTGTTGGTCAACTCGGCGCGGACACATTGGCTGGCAACGGCGGGATCGGGGGACGTGCTGGCCGGCTTGATCGGCGCCCTTCTCGCCGCAGGCCTCGACCCCGCACTCGGGGCGGCCTGCGCGGCGTGGGTACATGTCCGCGCGGCCGAACTCGCGGCGGCGGGGGCTCCGACGCCCGCGTCCTCGATCGTCACGGCGTTGCCGGAAGCCATCAGGGCCGCACTCGGGCGCTGA
- the glmS gene encoding glutamine--fructose-6-phosphate transaminase (isomerizing) — protein MCGIVGYVGHRQALDVVLDGLRRLEYRGYDSAGVAVLTGDALAVERKAGRLANLEARLDEVGREGFAGTAGMGHTRWATHGAPVDRNSHPHRDTTGRVAVVHNGIIENFVALRSELESAGIEFASDTDSETAAHLVALAYADGETAGDLPASVRAVCRRLEGAFTLVVSHVDQPDLIVAARRSSPLVVGIGEGETFVASDVAAFIEHTREAVELGQDQVVIITRDGYEVVDFHGEPAPAKPFTVDWDLSAAEKGGHEYFMLKEIEEQPEALANTLRGHFVDGRIVLDEQRLADQDLRDIDKVFVVACGSAYHSGLVAKYAIEHWTRLPVEVELASEFRYRDPVLDRDTLVVAVSQSGETADTLEAVRHAREQKARVLAVCNTNGAQIPRESDAVLYTHAGPEIGVASTKAFLAQIAANYLVGLALAQARGTKYADEIAREFHELEAMPEAVRQVLGTTAQVRALGQELSESKAVLFLGRHVGYPVALEGALKLKELAYMHAEGFAAGELKHGPIALIEEGLPVVVVMPSPKGRAVLHSKLVSNISEIQARGARTIVIAEEGDETVRPFADSLIEVPAVPTLLQPLVSTVPLQVLAAEIARSRGYDVDKPRNLAKSVTVE, from the coding sequence GTGTGCGGAATCGTGGGATATGTGGGTCATCGCCAAGCGCTGGACGTCGTGCTGGACGGACTGCGCAGGCTGGAGTACCGCGGATACGACTCGGCGGGCGTCGCGGTCCTGACCGGCGACGCGCTGGCTGTCGAGCGTAAGGCGGGCAGGCTGGCCAATCTGGAGGCCCGGCTCGACGAGGTGGGCCGGGAGGGCTTCGCGGGCACCGCGGGCATGGGCCACACCCGGTGGGCCACGCACGGCGCCCCGGTCGACCGCAACTCGCACCCGCACCGGGACACCACCGGCCGGGTCGCGGTGGTGCACAACGGGATCATCGAGAACTTCGTCGCGCTGCGCAGCGAACTCGAGTCCGCGGGCATCGAGTTCGCCAGCGACACCGACTCCGAGACCGCGGCCCACCTGGTCGCCCTCGCCTACGCCGACGGCGAGACCGCGGGCGACCTGCCCGCCAGCGTCCGGGCCGTGTGCAGGCGGCTGGAAGGCGCGTTCACGCTGGTCGTGAGCCATGTCGACCAGCCGGACCTGATCGTCGCCGCGCGCCGGTCTTCGCCGCTGGTGGTCGGGATCGGCGAGGGTGAGACGTTCGTCGCCTCCGATGTCGCGGCGTTCATCGAGCACACCCGCGAGGCCGTCGAGCTCGGTCAGGACCAGGTGGTCATCATCACCCGCGACGGCTATGAGGTCGTCGACTTCCACGGCGAGCCCGCGCCCGCCAAGCCGTTCACCGTCGACTGGGACCTGTCGGCCGCCGAGAAGGGCGGCCACGAGTACTTCATGCTCAAGGAGATCGAGGAGCAGCCCGAGGCGCTGGCGAACACGCTGCGCGGGCACTTCGTCGACGGCCGCATCGTGCTCGACGAGCAGCGCCTGGCCGACCAGGACCTGCGCGACATCGACAAGGTCTTCGTCGTGGCGTGCGGCTCGGCCTATCACTCCGGCCTTGTCGCCAAGTACGCCATCGAGCACTGGACCCGGCTGCCCGTCGAGGTCGAGCTGGCGTCCGAATTCCGCTACCGCGACCCTGTGCTCGACCGCGACACCCTGGTCGTCGCGGTCTCGCAGTCCGGCGAGACGGCCGACACCCTCGAAGCCGTGCGGCACGCGCGCGAGCAGAAGGCCCGCGTGCTGGCGGTGTGCAACACCAACGGCGCGCAGATCCCGCGCGAGTCCGACGCGGTCCTCTACACCCACGCGGGCCCGGAGATCGGCGTCGCGTCGACCAAGGCGTTCCTTGCCCAGATCGCGGCGAACTACCTGGTCGGCCTGGCCCTCGCGCAGGCGCGCGGCACCAAGTACGCCGACGAGATCGCCCGCGAGTTCCACGAACTTGAGGCGATGCCCGAGGCCGTGCGCCAGGTCCTCGGCACCACCGCGCAGGTCCGGGCGCTCGGTCAGGAGCTCTCCGAGTCGAAGGCGGTGCTGTTCCTCGGCCGCCACGTCGGCTACCCGGTGGCCCTTGAGGGTGCTTTGAAGCTCAAGGAACTGGCCTACATGCACGCCGAGGGCTTCGCCGCCGGTGAGCTCAAGCACGGCCCGATCGCGCTGATCGAGGAGGGCCTGCCGGTGGTGGTGGTCATGCCGTCGCCGAAGGGCCGGGCGGTGCTGCACTCCAAGCTGGTGTCCAACATCAGCGAGATCCAGGCCCGCGGCGCGCGCACGATCGTCATCGCCGAGGAGGGCGACGAGACGGTCCGGCCGTTCGCCGACTCGCTGATCGAGGTGCCCGCCGTGCCGACGCTGCTGCAGCCGCTGGTCTCGACCGTGCCGCTGCAGGTGCTCGCCGCCGAGATCGCCCGCTCACGCGGGTACGACGTGGACAAGCCGCGCAACCTGGCGAAGTCCGTCACGGTCGAATAG
- a CDS encoding dienelactone hydrolase family protein, producing the protein MARKAKHLFDELSRPGPNEVLRGDLALIGMPGLVFTPKSGLGLPAVAFGHGWLQPPVRYRGLFRHLASWGIVVTAPGTHTGPLGSHRLLAADLRTALDVAAGVRLGDGDISVDPDRLALAGHSTGGGSAVLAAAEDNRVRAVATLAASQTKPFATEAARSCGMPGLHLAAGVDRVAPAVANAELIAKSWGGPVQLRTLPKASHLGFTEGRHWSALLVDGKAEHSTQRVARALLTAFFLVHLTGDADYLPLLEQDVKGAEITYDGDDELVGERATTA; encoded by the coding sequence ATGGCACGCAAGGCCAAGCACCTGTTCGACGAGCTGTCCCGCCCCGGACCCAACGAGGTTCTGCGCGGTGACCTCGCGCTCATCGGGATGCCCGGGCTGGTGTTCACGCCGAAGTCCGGCCTGGGCCTGCCCGCGGTGGCCTTCGGACACGGCTGGCTGCAGCCGCCCGTCCGCTATCGCGGCCTGTTCCGGCACCTGGCGTCGTGGGGCATCGTCGTCACCGCGCCCGGCACCCACACCGGCCCGTTGGGCTCACACCGGCTGCTCGCCGCCGACCTGCGTACCGCGCTCGACGTCGCGGCGGGCGTCCGGCTGGGCGACGGGGATATCAGCGTCGACCCCGACCGGCTGGCGCTCGCGGGCCACTCGACCGGTGGCGGCAGCGCCGTGCTGGCCGCAGCCGAGGACAACCGGGTCCGCGCGGTGGCCACGCTCGCCGCGTCGCAGACCAAGCCGTTCGCCACCGAGGCGGCCCGGTCCTGCGGGATGCCGGGCCTGCACCTGGCCGCGGGCGTCGACCGGGTCGCGCCTGCCGTGGCCAACGCGGAGCTGATCGCTAAGTCCTGGGGTGGCCCGGTGCAGCTGCGCACCCTGCCCAAGGCCAGCCACCTCGGGTTCACCGAGGGCAGGCACTGGAGCGCGCTGCTGGTCGACGGCAAGGCTGAACACAGCACCCAGCGCGTCGCGCGGGCCCTGCTGACCGCGTTCTTCCTCGTGCACCTGACCGGCGACGCCGACTACCTGCCACTGCTCGAACAGGACGTCAAAGGCGCTGAGATCACCTACGACGGCGATGACGAACTGGTCGGCGAGCGGGCTACGACGGCTTGA
- a CDS encoding WXG100 family type VII secretion target: protein MGKGKGGGFDYDPEAVRGFAEVFADAQQQVTQIQADMGQTTAKAADFGKSWAQKYGTQFEQYMAALAADLANLATHLGEINAKLNQGTDLTVESDSSGYTSLKTIDEQLQSTGGTTTRPAPSGPVAV, encoded by the coding sequence GTGGGCAAGGGCAAAGGCGGCGGGTTCGATTACGACCCCGAGGCCGTCCGCGGGTTCGCTGAGGTCTTCGCCGACGCGCAGCAGCAGGTGACCCAGATCCAGGCCGATATGGGGCAGACGACCGCCAAGGCCGCCGACTTCGGCAAGTCGTGGGCACAGAAGTACGGCACCCAGTTCGAGCAGTACATGGCCGCGCTCGCCGCCGACCTGGCCAATCTGGCCACCCACCTCGGCGAGATCAACGCCAAGCTCAACCAGGGCACCGACCTGACCGTCGAGTCCGACTCCAGCGGCTACACGAGCCTCAAGACGATCGACGAGCAGCTCCAGTCGACCGGCGGCACCACGACCCGACCGGCCCCGTCCGGCCCGGTCGCGGTCTAG
- the glmM gene encoding phosphoglucosamine mutase, with the protein MARLFGTDGVRGLANSDLTPELALSVAASAARVLAAHDRSHRPVAVVGRDPRASGEMLQAAVCAGLASAGADVMQVGVLPTPGVAHLVGELNADLGVMISASHNPMPDNGIKLFAAGGHKLADAIEDEIEAGIGQAAHRPTGSGVGRVYDIHDAHDRYVAHLLKSIPNRLDGLKVVVDCANGAAWAAAPQAYREAGAEVIALHALPDGENINDGCGSTHLDDLRAAVVAEGADLGIAHDGDADRCLAVDAAGRIIDGDQIMAVLAVAMKDAGELVEDTLVVTVMSNLGLHLAMRESGIALRSTAVGDRYVLEEIRAGGYSLGGEQSGHVLIPGYATTGDGLLTAMRLMARVAGTGKPLAELAGVMRQLPQVLINVKVDDKATVAASPMVAEAVAKVEAQLGAEGRVLLRPSGTEQLVRVMVEAPTQDLAQSAADELAAVVAGVR; encoded by the coding sequence ATGGCACGGCTGTTCGGTACCGATGGAGTGCGTGGGCTCGCGAACTCCGACCTGACCCCCGAGCTGGCGCTTTCCGTGGCCGCGTCGGCCGCACGGGTGCTCGCCGCGCACGACAGGTCGCACCGCCCCGTCGCGGTTGTGGGCCGGGACCCGCGGGCCAGCGGCGAGATGCTGCAGGCCGCGGTGTGCGCGGGCCTGGCCTCCGCGGGCGCCGACGTCATGCAGGTCGGCGTGCTGCCGACGCCGGGGGTGGCCCACCTCGTCGGTGAGCTGAACGCCGACCTGGGCGTCATGATCTCCGCGTCGCACAACCCGATGCCGGACAACGGCATCAAGCTCTTCGCCGCGGGCGGGCACAAGCTGGCCGACGCGATCGAGGACGAGATCGAGGCAGGCATCGGCCAGGCCGCCCACCGGCCCACCGGCTCGGGTGTCGGCCGCGTCTACGACATCCACGACGCGCACGACCGCTACGTCGCCCACCTGCTCAAGTCCATCCCCAACCGGCTCGACGGGCTCAAGGTCGTGGTGGACTGCGCCAACGGCGCGGCGTGGGCGGCGGCCCCGCAGGCCTACCGCGAGGCGGGCGCCGAGGTCATCGCGCTCCACGCGCTGCCGGACGGGGAGAACATCAACGACGGCTGCGGCTCCACCCACCTGGACGACCTGCGCGCCGCGGTGGTCGCGGAGGGTGCCGACCTCGGCATCGCGCACGACGGTGACGCCGACCGCTGCCTCGCCGTGGACGCCGCGGGCCGGATCATCGACGGCGACCAGATCATGGCCGTCCTCGCCGTGGCCATGAAGGACGCGGGCGAGCTGGTCGAGGACACCCTGGTCGTGACGGTCATGAGCAACCTGGGCCTGCACCTGGCCATGCGCGAGTCGGGCATCGCTCTGCGCTCGACCGCGGTCGGCGACCGGTACGTGCTGGAGGAGATTCGCGCGGGCGGCTACTCGCTGGGCGGCGAGCAGTCCGGCCACGTGCTGATCCCCGGCTACGCCACCACCGGCGACGGCCTGCTCACCGCGATGCGGCTGATGGCGCGGGTCGCGGGCACCGGCAAGCCGCTGGCCGAGCTGGCGGGCGTGATGCGCCAGCTGCCACAGGTGCTGATCAACGTCAAGGTCGACGACAAGGCCACCGTGGCCGCCTCCCCGATGGTCGCCGAGGCCGTCGCCAAGGTCGAGGCCCAACTCGGCGCGGAGGGCCGGGTGCTGCTGCGGCCGTCGGGCACCGAGCAGCTCGTCCGGGTCATGGTGGAAGCCCCCACCCAGGACTTGGCGCAGTCCGCCGCCGATGAACTCGCCGCCGTGGTCGCGGGCGTTCGGTAA
- the rpsI gene encoding 30S ribosomal protein S9 translates to MAADEPADDDEAPAAPARPHLTSETAQTVGRRKEAVVRVRITPGSGKFTLNGKSLEDYFPNKVHQQLIREPLVTVEKPESFDIRANLHGGGISGQAGALRLAIARALIELDSEDRPVLKKAGFLTRDPRAKERKKYGLKKARKAPQYSKR, encoded by the coding sequence GTGGCGGCGGACGAGCCCGCCGACGACGACGAGGCCCCGGCCGCTCCGGCGCGTCCGCACCTGACCTCCGAGACCGCGCAGACCGTCGGCCGCCGCAAGGAGGCCGTGGTCCGCGTCCGGATCACCCCGGGTTCGGGCAAGTTCACCCTCAACGGCAAGAGCCTCGAGGACTACTTCCCGAACAAGGTCCACCAGCAGCTCATCCGCGAGCCCCTGGTGACCGTCGAGAAGCCGGAGTCCTTCGACATCCGCGCCAACCTGCACGGCGGCGGCATCTCCGGTCAGGCCGGTGCGCTGCGCCTGGCGATCGCGCGTGCGCTGATCGAGCTGGACAGCGAGGACCGTCCGGTCCTGAAGAAGGCAGGCTTCCTCACCCGTGACCCGCGGGCCAAGGAGCGCAAGAAGTACGGCCTGAAGAAGGCCCGTAAGGCGCCTCAGTACAGCAAGCGCTGA
- the rplM gene encoding 50S ribosomal protein L13 has product MPTYSPKPGEVDRAWHVIDAEDVVLGRLATHVATLLRGKHKPTFAPHVDTGDFVVIVNAEKVVLTGNKRDNAFAYRHSGYPGGLRKQSFGELLDTRPDRLLEKVVKGMLPKNKLGRAQGKKLKVYAGPNHPHAAQQPTPFEIAKVVK; this is encoded by the coding sequence GTGCCCACGTACAGCCCTAAGCCCGGCGAGGTCGACCGCGCCTGGCACGTGATCGATGCCGAGGACGTGGTGCTCGGCCGTCTCGCGACGCATGTCGCCACGCTCCTGCGCGGCAAGCACAAGCCCACTTTCGCTCCCCACGTGGACACAGGCGACTTCGTCGTCATCGTGAACGCCGAGAAGGTTGTCCTGACCGGCAACAAGCGCGACAACGCGTTCGCTTACCGGCACAGTGGCTACCCCGGCGGTCTGCGCAAGCAGTCCTTCGGTGAGCTGCTCGACACGCGCCCCGACCGGCTGCTGGAGAAGGTCGTCAAGGGGATGCTGCCGAAGAACAAGCTCGGCCGCGCCCAGGGCAAGAAGCTCAAGGTGTACGCGGGCCCGAACCACCCGCACGCCGCCCAGCAGCCCACGCCGTTCGAGATTGCGAAGGTCGTCAAGTGA
- a CDS encoding WXG100 family type VII secretion target — MPNGDQISVNFAEVAAASQSLSSTASQLETLLGDLKARLAPLQAGYTGQAKELWDAKQREWNDAQDSLRQVLASIGMAVQQTGDNYEQTEKANASRWM; from the coding sequence ATGCCTAACGGCGACCAGATCAGCGTCAACTTCGCGGAGGTGGCAGCCGCCTCCCAGTCCCTGTCCTCGACCGCTTCGCAGCTGGAGACCCTGCTCGGCGACCTGAAGGCCCGCCTCGCGCCGCTGCAGGCCGGTTACACCGGTCAGGCCAAGGAGCTGTGGGACGCCAAGCAGCGCGAGTGGAACGACGCCCAGGACAGCCTGCGTCAGGTCCTTGCCTCCATCGGTATGGCCGTCCAGCAGACTGGCGACAACTACGAGCAGACCGAGAAGGCCAACGCTTCGCGCTGGATGTGA
- a CDS encoding WXG100 family type VII secretion target, producing MSGYGITPEEMAKAAVDVDNINEESQNALNTLRSNLDPLRDNWKGNASRAFATLMDRFNGDAAKLHDALAGISEQLKASNAAYAQQEEESSQSLSNISNVLGG from the coding sequence ATGTCCGGTTACGGAATCACGCCCGAAGAGATGGCCAAGGCCGCCGTTGATGTCGACAACATCAACGAGGAGTCGCAGAACGCCCTGAACACCCTGCGCAGCAACCTCGACCCGCTGCGCGACAACTGGAAGGGCAACGCCTCGCGGGCCTTCGCCACGCTGATGGACCGCTTCAACGGGGACGCCGCCAAGCTGCACGACGCGCTGGCGGGCATCTCCGAGCAGCTCAAGGCCTCGAACGCGGCCTACGCGCAGCAGGAAGAGGAGTCCTCGCAGTCGCTGTCGAACATCAGCAACGTGCTCGGCGGCTGA